Below is a genomic region from Pseudomonas frederiksbergensis.
TCTGTGCATAAGCTCTGTGGATAAGCCCACTTAAGCTCGTTGTACAAGTGGGGGGCAAACCCGGTGGATAACCTGCCTGTGGATAACAACCCATTCCACACACAGCTTATCCGACAGCGCAACACAGGCTTAACACCGTTTTCCACTGTAGTTGTCATTCTCTGTACAGCACGGAATAGATGGGCTTAAGGTAGTTATCCACAGATCATGGCGGGCCTAGCTTTTATAAGCTTTACAGAAAAGCTTTAAATAATTCCCTTCTTTATTTTTATATCTAGCTGTCCACCTTTCAAGGACGTCCCCCTGGATATCCATTTGAAGGAAACGTTGGTTGGAAATTGACCTAGAGGCTTGCTTTCTCTAGAATCCCCGGTCTCTTAAAACGGGGGCCATTCCGGCCCGTTGTGGACGAACCAGGTAACACGACATGAAACGTACTTTCCAACCAAGCACTATCAAACGCGCTCGTACCCACGGTTTCCGTGCTCGCATGGCTACCAAAAACGGCCGTGCCGTCCTGTCGCGTCGTCGCGCCAAAGGTCGTGCGCGTCTGGCAGTTTGATAATCCGGTACTGGAGGTGAGTCAGGACTTCAGTCGGGAAAAGCGTTTGCTTACCCCCCGGCATTTCAAGGCAGTCTTTGACTCCCCTACCGGCAAGGTTCCGGGGAAAAATCTCCTGCTCCTTGCACGCACCAACGATCTCGATCACCCC
It encodes:
- the rpmH gene encoding 50S ribosomal protein L34, producing the protein MKRTFQPSTIKRARTHGFRARMATKNGRAVLSRRRAKGRARLAV